Below is a genomic region from Drosophila kikkawai strain 14028-0561.14 chromosome X, DkikHiC1v2, whole genome shotgun sequence.
TAGATCCTTGGTGTGCGCTACATGGACGGCGCCTTGTCCAACAATCTGCCCCTGCTGGACGAGGCCACGGTTACCGTCACACCCTTTTGCGGTGAGAGCGACATCTGTCCCCGTGACCAGAGCCCACACCTGCTGCAGCTGAATCTCAATTGGGCGAACAACAAGTTCCGCTTGTCACGGCGAAATCTACGTCGCCTTGTGGGCATTCTGGTGCCGGGACGATCCGATGTTGTGGCCAATTTCTGTCAGCAGGGATACGATGATGCCCTCCGCTTTCTACGCCGAAATGGTCAACTCAAAGAGGACTACAGCCTGCAGGATGGCGATATGGTTAGCTGGATTCACAAACAGTGGGAGATCGAGGCGAAGCGGCGCGAGAGGGAGGAAGTGGATTCAGTTGGAGCACCTCAGGAGCTGCAAGAAGAGTCCCAAGACTTggatcataataataataccagGAAAATTCAAAAGCGTCAGCATAAGAATCAAAAGAAGGCTAAGGAGCTGGTGGACAATGAGACACATCTAAGGCTAGTGTCAGAGAGTAGCCACTACCATGCCAAGTCCCTTCTCAGCTGCACCTGGTCCCTGCTCCGTCGGATGTTGACCGCTCCATCGCTGGCCAGGCACATGGTTCAAAGAATGGCCGGACATCTGGGCCGGAGTCTCACGATCTGCGAGCAGCCGCACTTTGACCTGGCCCTGATGCAGGCACCCGGCTCGGGCTCGGGCTCTAGCTTTGGCTCCGTCGTCTCCGCCTCCTCCAGCTAGACCCCACCTGACGCCACTTTGGGGCTTTGATAAGGCAGGTGATAAGAGCAAAGTCAAGGCCGAAGCAATGTGCGACGCCGACTGGGGAGATCAGGTGGCTAAGGAGGAGGTGGCAATGGAGGCGGAGTATGAGGAGCCCCAATGAGGCGCCAATAGTTTATCAGCGATCGGTCAATCGATCAGTTCCCAATTAAGCTTAATTTGCTGTGGAAATCgttttgtaataaatatatgttgttttttttttacacaaaaAATTGACATAAAAAGCCATtataaaataagataaataattacacaaaaacacatttatttgtttttataataatctctgtaattttcataataaaaatgtatatttttgttcctTGTTAAACCCATGCAGGGTAATTTCAGACACACAaacagtgaaggagtcatttccgaccccataaatcatatatattcttcatcagcatcaccaggcgagtcgatctagccaggttcgaaaaaaaataaaattttaaattttttttttagattttatatcttaaaaatcttACAAATGgtcataaaaaaattttaaaaattttgatctcttgaaaaattaaatttagtatgcagatttgttagcctattaaaaaatagcacagaaaagtttaccgaattgaatttgaggcttttttggcttagttatgatattttttaaattaataatttccaCAAAATAAGCACAtctaaaaaattcaaatattttagatcTTTGTGATgggttttacaattttttttagtgaaggagtcatttccgaccccataaatcatatatattcttgatcagcatcacctggcgagtcgatctagccatgttgacaagaaaaaaaaaatgttataaattttaaaaatttttataaggagttacatcgttaaaatctaaaaaaaaaattacaaaaattttaattttttaaaatgtttaaactgAGTACACAGATTTATTACCCTATTAAAAGCTAGTatagaacagctttccgatttgaaattaagtaatttttgacttagttatggaatttttaaactttgatttaacaaaaaaattatcatttaaaaatatataaaaatttctatTTCAATAATGTGCATgaaaatgattattattaaaatatttaatattttttttaatgatttttaactccgaaataaaattaaaaagtgaGCTTTGAGTTAATTTTGTGAATatccacaaaaaaacaattccTTTGTAGAATTCTGTAGAATTTCCTATCTAAACTGGTAGCCATACAGACTGATAAGCCCCTAGACTATCAGAATATATCCCCGTTTCGAAGTCTCTCTCTGACGCACGGCAAAAAGTGCAACCCGAGGCAGATGCACAACGAGATCAGAGAACTCGGCATAATTCGCACATATTGCTGACCATAATACGCCATATACACAATACTCAATCTCAATAATCAAAAGCGAGAGAATGAATAATAAGAATCACGCCACTTTCTGTACTTTGAACTCTCTCGATCCCGCTCTCTCCTGCTCTCTGGCTCGCTTGCACTCTCGTTGATTGGCCACGCCTCTTCCGCCGGGCTCATCCTGAGGCTTCAAGCCAGTGGCGGAGGCCAGCCAGGAGGGGTCTGATCTAAGATAATCGCACCTTAAACAAGGAACTTgccagaaaatataaaaatatatatttttaattaaaaatattttaaattttatatccCCCCTTAGGCCCCCCTACAAAATATATCATGGATCGCCACTGGCTTAGCCGCCTTTCTTCCGCTCTCACACTCTCTCCCACTTTCAGAGTTAATTTCTCCCCTCTctctttgtgtttttattaagtcattcaattttttttatagcacTGCCTGTACGTCAAATTCTTGATTACGTTTATAGTTAGCCTTTATGGGTCTCtgcctccctctctctctcctcctcCCACTCTTTCTCCGCGATAAGAGGAATTGTCGTTGCCAACTGAGGGGACCAGAAGAAGACCGGGCCTCGTCATCGCTGCGCTTTGGGAAGAGTCTCGAGTCTGGGGTCGAGCAGGGCTGGGGTCCAAAGTCCGGTTCCATTAACATCTTGAAGTACACCTTGCGGTTAGTCAAGCCCATAACGAGTATTACCTCTATGATCATTGAGTACACAGTGAGAAATCTTGATGGGTGGTTAATtagagaaaatatttctcaaaGGGCTTTAACTAATACCTTAATGCCTTGTATTTTCTAActtgaaatgaaataaaaaccggattttgttgtattattttgtttcgATGCCTGGCGTCTGCGGTTTTGGGAACCCGTCCAACTAGTCGTCCACCGCCAGACATGCCCAACGAAGAAGAAGCCCTTTTCTGGCGGAGACTCATGAATATTTTGTAGCCCCCAAAATGCATTTAGCAAAACTCGAAAATTATGCCAGGTATGCTGAGATTGATTCCTGGATTCCATGTTTCTCCTGTACGTGGCGCAAATACAAACGAGGAAGAGGCAGgggcaggaggaggagtggcAGCTGAAATTCAGACGACGACGTTGCCCAatcttaaaacaaaaaaaaatggataATTGCCCGGCCATTAACGCCGTCATTATCGACAAGGACAGGCAGAGATGCAGAGTCCAACGACGGCGGTACAGTGGGCACCCTAACAATGGGATCTTCTATTATagatttgtaaatatttagcttaaaaaatatattttaatagaaaggttaaaaaaaatattattttcttattttcaactcttaaaatcaatttaaaaaatttaaaataaaaacgaataaaaattaaatattgttaaaaaggtgttaaaaaaattatttttatatttaaaagcgtttaaaaaaagtgaattaaatacaaataatattttaatattattaaaaaggccttttaatattttttttaaataaaaaaaattatttaaaattatttatcattttGAATTAAAGAATTGAATGTTTGCTGTTCAATAAATCCCTTCCTTTTGTACGATATAAGAACACACTTAATTATCACATGTTTGTAAATatagtatatttataaatatgtataggAACCTTATCTCCTCTATAAATTCCATTCGCTCGCCGCTGCCTGAACTCCACGCTGAACTCCCATATAAATCAGCGGACCGGGGAACGCTGTCTCGATAAGGCGACCAATCAGATAaggaatatataatatagcacAGAGCACTATCGTTGGgggaaataattaaagatGATTCTTGTTCTTCGTTCCAGTTTTGCGTTggttttctcttctttttattattattaataatatttaatagtaTCAAACTAGGGGTTGTTTAGAGCAAACATTATGGCTAGGTTCTCCATACAAgtgtttgttgtgtgtgtgtgtttggggtgtgtgtttcgtgtgtgtgtatatatattaagcaTAATTCATTTTCATTAGCAATTAGACATCATCTGGTTTTAGGGGCTCCCAGCGAGCGTAGAGAATAAAAAATAGCTTTAGGCACTAggattacgtatacgtatagCTAACCCACACTTTCTAGGccaatgtatatatatatatatatcagtgtatatattttaggtaTATATAGgcgtatatatagtatgtatattatattcaaTGCAAGTGGCACTTTGGACGCCTTTTAGCACAGCTAAAATCGATCTCCCGATCTCTTTCTATCGACTACAACTTACAAGCTACGgtggtgtgtgggtgtgtgtgcgtgtgcgggGGTGCTGAGGGCTGGCTATAtacttcaaataaatatttacaaatcaaAGGGAGGCTGGTGCACACTTATTTCTTGTTCTTTGCTGGTtaatcccttttttttttatataaacatgtaaatttttgtaaaaaattgaaaaaaaaaacgaaattataaaattataattaagaaaaaaaaattatggatCTTGGGGTATGTGTGCAGATGTGTGTGAAAGAAGGTAATATCTAAGCTTCagatatatacgtatatatcaTTACTGAGACGACGCCGCCGCTGGTTTGCTCTTGGCCACAGCCACTGCCgaggagttggagttggagttagagttgctgctgctggtggtggtggaggtgGCTCCGCCAAAGGGCGAACAGTTGT
It encodes:
- the dob gene encoding patatin-like phospholipase domain-containing protein 4, whose product is MKIKIRRSLSFAGCGFLGIYHVGVAVCLRQHAPHLLLERIAGASAGALAACCLICDLPLEGMAGDFLRVVQETRRHSLGTFSPWFNLSECLLEGMHRCLPPDAHRLVNGRLHISLTRVRDRQNVVMSEFSSRQELLQALMCSCFIPGLSGLVPPQILGVRYMDGALSNNLPLLDEATVTVTPFCGESDICPRDQSPHLLQLNLNWANNKFRLSRRNLRRLVGILVPGRSDVVANFCQQGYDDALRFLRRNGQLKEDYSLQDGDMVSWIHKQWEIEAKRREREEVDSVGAPQELQEESQDLDHNNNTRKIQKRQHKNQKKAKELVDNETHLRLVSESSHYHAKSLLSCTWSLLRRMLTAPSLARHMVQRMAGHLGRSLTICEQPHFDLALMQAPGSGSGSSFGSVVSASSS